The segment TGCATCTTTAAATGGCAACAAATGTCACCAATGATAATTTTATAAACACAGTGTCACCTCagatgctctttttttttttgttgtttccgcCCGCAAACAATAATGGTTCTCTCCCAGAAAGAGAAGGTCGTGAACCAAAAAGGcaactacaaaaacatttaaagggcCAGCATCCACCGGCCTCTGCATCGAGGTGCGACCCATCCTAAAGATCCGCCTTGCTTCCTGGTCGGAGTGTATGAGCGTGATTCCAGCACCGCTTTAGAAAAATTTGACACCTTTTCCGTCATCCATAGAGATGATCTCTgcttttccttctgtttgtaAAGCCTGCAGGGAGCGCTGCAGCATCCAGTCCTCTAAACCGTGGAACTCTGCATAAAAAAAGAACCACGATCAATTGATGGTATTATCAGAGCGCTACGGCTCTGTAACTATGAAGATCATCAGTAGAtgccttattttatttatttattcatcttgtCTGTCCatgtttgtctaattttaaactcagcaattcaattcaatagatcaggggtctcaaactccaggcctcgagggccgcagtcctgcagtttttagatgtgccacaggtacaaaacactggaatgaaatgacttaatgacctcctccttgtgtagatcagttttccagagccttaatgacctaattattcttttcaggtgtggtgcagcagaggcacatctaaaagttgcaggactgcggccctcgaggactggagtttgagacccctgcaaTATATGAAACTAATATTCACTCATAATCAATGCGATAGACGAGGCTCAACATTGACGGAGAAACATCACCGACCCCCTTGTGACGATTGTGGTATAAAGTTTTGGTTCATGTGTACATCAACAGTAGCTTTCCATGAATGACCATTTCCTCTCTGCCTACTTCTAATATGTACACATGCTCTGAACCATTAATTACCAGTTTATTTCTCTTAGAAGCTCAGCCGTTGGGGAATTACAGAAATACTGataaaaattaccaaaattgtATTTAGTGTAAATGTACATACAGTAATTCTCCAGATATTGTTCTGATTCCTTTTAGAGTCGTGAAATACGAGCAATTAGGACCATATCATACCTTCACCGTCTGTGTCATCACCATTGGAGAGTTCGTAAAGTGTAAACACAGAGTTGTTCATGCCATTTTTGGACACctgaaaaaacagagaaaataaaacactgttgATCCTTAAATttgctcttaaaaaaacaaacaagaataaGCGCACAGTTTAAAACTGAGATTCTTCTCaactaaaaatactttcttCTACATACTTCTTTTCATCCATAAGAACTTTGCaacttaacttttaaaaacatatgcTGCAACAAGACCATGGAAATAGCAGTGAAAGCACAAAGGAACAGAGAGAATAGGATAAAACTATCTGCAGagatacatttaaatgtgaaccaaaaatttaaaaagacattcTAGTAGAAATTTTGATACTTCTTACTGAAACCTTTATTTCCAGATCCATTTCACACAAATTTTAACACCGTTACAAGGAAAGAAGatttaaatgtagttttaagaAGAAATCACCACATTATCAGTGTGAAATTTCTGATCATTCTATTGGTTTCTGCTGACACAATTACACAAAatctcaaaaaaaaagagaatcagTTCTCCTTTTTGCACAATGGACACTGAGACATCAAGCATTTTCATCATAGGTCAGCCAACTTAAAAGAGAGCGAACATCAACACTATTATTACTGGTGGCAAAATGTGCCACCGGTACATTTTggcaaacaaaatgtgaaaaagtgcaaAAGTACATCTGCTGTTTATGTCATCTAAAAACCCACATGGTGTGACGTAGCACCTTTGTTGTTAGAAATGTATACAATTACATAATCCAGGGTGCCAAAATACAGGTAATGATGTTGATTCATTGTCACCGGGTTTGTTTATATGCACACTGCCCTCAGCTGCTACTGCGTATAAAGAGAAAGTTTGACATACACAGGGCAACTCTTTTTGTTACCTGGTTCAAGCACCTTTGGAAAAATGAAACTGGTGGCATTGATGATGCATAAAGAAAAATTCTAGAACTAAAAAACAAGGCTTTTGTGATGTGAACAAAAAGTCTCACAATCATAAACAGTTTCAAAACCTTGTTCACTTTAAAGGTAGCATTTATCCTGTGCGATTCAATGGAAAACACATTATAAAGATGTAATAAACTGGTTCTAAAACCCCAGTTCAATCTGAAGAAGCAACAAAGCCagcagaatgatgctgccaccaccaccatgtGTCACTGTGGGAAATGGTGCTCAAGGTCCAAGTTATGGTTTGATCAGTCCATATTCTCCAACATATTTTAGGAGATTGTAGCCAGACCTGGATTATGTTTTACAGTCCTAATCCTAAATCCAGAAAAATGGGAAATACAGGAGTCGGATGCAAAACAACAGCTgtcaaattatttgaaaaacattctatatttacaaacatattttaaaaagttaattactTGTTTAAATACCTCATGACAGAAAATACTGGCACATTAACTAAGATGTGTACACATTAACTATATTAAGAACATATTAGAAACATAACAATTTTGCCCAAGTTTAAAGAGAAAGTGACACACAATCCATTTAAGCTAGAAAATACTTGCTTTATCTGTTTTTGTAGTGTTAATACATTCTTGTTTCAATATATATTAAATGTGTGATGCCTAGTGATCTTCATAGCTGCCTAACTCAGAGTTTAAGGTCAGCTAGTGCATAAGTGGGTGTGTTAGTCCGTTTCAGATAAGCAGTTCCCATATCTCTAATATTTCAAGTTTTGCCACGGAAAGACAATCAGTGTGGATTCTGACTCTTAAGAGACAAGACGGAGAGGAGAGTCTCACGCTTTCTCCATATCTTTGTTTGGTTTCAACGAGTTATGAATTTGCACAGACTCATCCTTATCTCGAAGATAACATGAAGATTTACAATGGCAATAAGTGAACGACTATCATGACATTGAGTGTCAAGCCTTCAGCAACCCCACAAAACCACTCGGTTTCTGGAAATAACTGCTTCACTTTAGACTGGCAGTATTTAATAACAACGATGTTTGAAGTTCACCAATAGCGTCGTTTTCAGCAGCACAATTTCAACTTTAAAGTAGGAGGCGCTGTCTAATTGGGGCTTTTGGAAAGATTTTGAATGAGATTGGTGCACAGAATGTAACCTTTCCATCAATCAGTTTCTTCAGTTTCCTTGTTCTGATGCCACGTTAAGTGTTCTCCTCGTGTCTTTTAACTTCGTAATTAAGAGGGCCGGTAATTACAGTAATTCCATCGTATGCCTTTTGAACACCATGAGGGGAATAAGATTACAGCTGACTAACTGGCTAAATCAATTATTTCAATGTTTCCATGTCCATGGATAAGAATAATGTTGTTAAGATCAGGTTGGTTTAGAGCTTTGATAATCTCAGAGGTTTCCATGACATAATGAACATGTGATTAGAGAAACATTCTTCTCTCGGTCCTATAAATAACAGATTCTCTCACTTTATCACCCCCACAGACAAGACAACAGAGGACAGTTTGTAACTCACCCACTGGTATATTAACTTCCCCCATTCCTCTGGTCGTCTCCACATGACTAAACACCGCGACTTATTTTTGTCCAACCATTCCAGGTTGCCTGAAGAAGTCGCAGACAACAGGCGTGTTTAACACCGCTGGAACATCAACACAGCAAGAACATGAAGACAGAAGAGGGTTTACCTTTTTTCCTCAACTCTTCAAACACAACTTGAATTGCTTCCACTGGGAGTTTTCCTGGACTTGCATTAAGGATGAACCAAACCAACATTCAGAAAGGCAGATGTAAATCAAACGGTACAAACCTCAATagaggaaaagacaaaagaaaaaaacatttcatgtggTAGGCTTAAATTGCAACATAAAAGGGAAAACCAGAACTGCTCTAAAAAGGACACTCATTTGAATTAACAgcaagactgaaaaaaaaaaaagtcaataagCTTGTCATTAGCAATTTAcgctaaaatgttttttccagcagctaCAGCTCTTATCAcggttttaaaaaatggttaaatttACATAAACCAACAAACCAGTTATATGTAATTAACTGTCTTTTAATAAGTTGGAGGAAAACACACAAGTAGGTTTTCCAACAGAGCAAGGGTTCCACAAACACATCACAACTGGGACTGGAATGAATAAAGCAGGTTACACTTCTGGAATGGCCTACTAAAAGCCTCGACCTCTATTTGCAAAACGCTTAACCCCTGCCCCCCTATCATTTTAAAAGAGATCAGAATAATTCCATGTTGTATGCCTACAATAATGTGTGCGATTTTTTGAATCTTCAACTTTTTAAGCCATCCAAATATTTGTGGGTGTTTATGGACATGTTTGAGgcagttttcatctttttttcctctctgcgAGTTTAAGAAAATCCTTAATAAAGTCAAACTGTCATACTTAGAAAGAAATCACAGGTTGTACCTGTCATAGCCATTCTACAttgcaaaaagaaatatatatatatatataaaacattacaggcacaaattatataaatattacaaCTCCAATGAGTAAATTTAAACCTCTTGTATTAAAGATAGTGTAAGTGTGCTTTCAGGATACTCTCTATCTTCTTGTTGTTGAACACGGGACTTTCCTGCGCTTCCATGACATCCACAGTGTAGAGCTTGTGATGCCGGCAGTAGGACAGAACCAGGGAACACCAGGCTGCCAACTGTTTCTGTCTGGTGTCAACATTGGGCTGAAGTCTGTCcgaaaatacaaaacaaacaaaccgaGATATGTAAGGCGTACTCATAGCTTAACAGCTATCAACGTACTTCAggttattttagaaaacatagAGGTTCAAGTATTAGGATGAAGCTTGCAAATTTGGTTACAGAAAAGAACCTTTTAAcgagtaaatattttttgacagCACATATTCACTACACATacttaatcattttaaaaaatatatttttgataaataagtattttaaggatttacttttaaaaaattcaaccttTGTTGCAAGCCTAGACAAAGTAGCAGACAGGTGTTTTACAAAATAGCTCCCAGAATGAAAGtattgattttattgtattaaaatgttcaatttgccttagattatatatatatactgaagAGGCAGTGCAGATAGATTCAGCAAATTCAGCTGTACTATAGTTTGGATATGTCTAAAACTGCAAACCCCGTTATCAAAATGTGTTATTCTGATAGATAAACGACagggcaaaaaaagaaaagaaaaaaagagtccaAGCACTGCGAATCTGAGATGTCACTAGTGGCAGTGAGTCAACATCAGCGGAAACACATCctataaaacagattttccCTCAACACAAGCCTACAATGAAACACTACTTACATGTGATCAGGTATTTGATCAACATTACATGTAAATCCATCATTAAACCAAGCCATAAGTAGctattttttaactttagaaAACCTGAGTGTAAATTCACTTCCTTAGCAATCTTAGCCGGAACTAGCTAGCTAACGTAGTGCTAGGTTGAAAAATCAACGCTTCTTCAAGCAGCTATAGGGATAAAACAATAGTTCATAAGCACGTTTAACCCTCTTTTTATGCGGTAATTGTTAAAAACATGACTCACGTAAAAAACGGAGGGAAATTGTACTGCCAGGGCCACTCAAAACTCATCGCAGTTGATGCGGTGTTCACAGCTGACAGCGTCCGGAAGAGCGTCCGACCACACAAATAGTTCCGGCTGAGCACACAGAGCAGAGTGAACGAACAGACTAAACACATTATTAAAGTGTCTATCAGaatttattggaatttttttaagctttgtaATCAGTATTTGTTAGGCTGTAAGAAGTTCTGAATTGGtttcttcttcactttttttttgttgctgtgctACTCAGAAGCAGTAGAAGGAGGGGGGGATTCCTTTGtcaagaagttttttttttttttagcatattaCGTGGATATAAATTGAAAACTAAAAGGTACAGTCATAATAAATCAGATAATCTGACAAATTACCCAGCCAGTATATGTAGATAAACTTAAAGACCAGCAGAAAGTGCATATTCCCCAGTAGAATGAGCACATTCACCTGCAAACTACTAAATTTAGTTGGCATATTCTGCATACATCTAACTATAAAAAAGTTATAAACAACATTATCATAGTTATAATAATTGATACACTAGATTTTTTTGCAGCAGTAGAAATAATTGTtgattttgttcatatttttatttgaatttctgtATAGACTTTGGAACTACATCTAGTCAAAGTTATCATGGTAATTTCATGcctgtgagaaagaaaaacagattttaaagctTTCTTCTAATGCTGATGAATAAAGCTGCAAAAGTGTTGTCTGTAAATGTGCTCATTTGTTTCACAACTTTTTATGCGTGAAGTTCAACGTCTAACATCTGctgtttcaaactgaaaaactcCACAGAGGAAGTATGGAGTATTGTCAAGAACAAGATGAGAGACACTAGGCCCAACGATTCAGTCAAGCTGAGGGCAACTGGTAAAGCACAGGGCATCTTTACCAGCATGCCTATAAACCTAAAACGTGTACATGCTGTGTGAGCTTGGAAAATCTTGGATCAGGAAGCACTGAATCTTTTCTCTTGTTTGGTGTGCAGCAAATGTAGACATGTTTACACAGATTATTGGgtcattttaaattaactgaattgACTATAAGAATGTGAATAGGAACTATGGCTCCTGCATCTCATCTCGTTCTTATTGTGCtcctgttttacaaataaataaacttatttattaacaaataaatgcttgaaatgtaTGTTGCAAAGAAATTATATGAGTTTCCCTCTTAAAAAGTCTCAATAGCCTGATAAAGacagctggttctgttctggggatgactgtggaacctctggagatggcAATGCAACAGAGGATTCATCATAAAACCAAggaaattatggacaaccctgaccatcctccTCATGAGACTGTCTAAGGAAAACAgaatcttcagtcagaggattCTTCAAGTTCACTGTAATACAGAGTGCAACAAGAGATCTTttctgccaacagccatcactatctacaataactcgttgaagaatctgaattacaacatttattttccctgtgggatcaataaagtatttttgaatttgaattttgaattgaGTTACTGACATACACTGACTTTTCTATGTTCAACGTTTTCTTAAGGAAACCAATTGGAAACCAGTcattgtttaaaaactaaaacttttctgTCAGTAATTTTTGAACTGGAGTTTGTTTGTAAATTCAACAAGTAA is part of the Xiphophorus couchianus chromosome 10, X_couchianus-1.0, whole genome shotgun sequence genome and harbors:
- the vps25 gene encoding vacuolar protein-sorting-associated protein 25; the protein is MSFEWPWQYNFPPFFTLQPNVDTRQKQLAAWCSLVLSYCRHHKLYTVDVMEAQESPVFNNKKIERKLPVEAIQVVFEELRKKGNLEWLDKNKSRCLVMWRRPEEWGKLIYQWVSKNGMNNSVFTLYELSNGDDTDGEEFHGLEDWMLQRSLQALQTEGKAEIISMDDGKGVKFF